The following is a genomic window from Deltaproteobacteria bacterium.
GTAGGGGTTGGACAGCTTCTCGATCGTCCTGCCCTGCGAGGCGACCTCAACAGCCGCAGGCATGTCCAGGGGAACCCTGTCAACATGTCTTACCTCGTCCACAATGGGGATAGACCTGTGCAGCCGGTTATTGATGAGCACCGCGTCGTCCTTCTGGACGATGGCACCAGCCACAATGAGGTCCCTCGAAATTGCCCTGGTCAACCGCTCGGCCGCTTCTTTGAAGCCGAATTCACCGGGAATGATCACGATCCAGGGTCCAGACACCTGGGTCGTTTCCAGTTGGTCGAGGGTGATGGTCGTCCCGATGCCAAGACCTAATCCTCCGGGGGTCCCGGGATTGTGACCGATCATGGCTGATTCGGTGATGACGGTTTCTGTGATCGTCTCCATGGCTACATCACCGATGACAGGCGCAGCCTCGTTAAGAAGGATCAGGCTGAGGTCATTTCGCTCAAGTCCCGCCAACGCAAGGCTCTTATCCAGAGCATCGATGACCCCCAAAGCATTGCGTATGGTCCCCTTGATCCCTATGGTTCTTACCAGGGAACTGGAAAGTATGTCCGCTTTGCCCGCTGTGGCCACTCTCCCTATGGCAACCTCAGTCGAGTTGTTTCCAACGTCTACCCCGGCGATAAAAGTCATACACCGAAAACCCCGACTATTTCTTTAAACGTCCGCGTCCCTCATACACCACCGCTGCTTCGTGGACCAGAGCGGCACAGACACGGGCGTCGTATTTGGATTCCAACTCTCCGGCGATGTCCAGGAGCTCCTGTTTGGTGGACCGGTAAGGTCTCATAGCATTGTATATCTCCAGGACTCGTTCATCCGGGATTCTGGTCAGTTCCGCGGCTCTGCGCAGGTTTGCGGCCAGGCTTGGACGTCCCGCACTTTCAGCGATCTGGGCCTGATATTCCAGGGTTTCAGGGCGAATCTTAATGTCTTCGAAAGACAAGCTTCCTTCTACGACTTTGTCGAGAGTTATATCTTCGAGTTTCAGACCGCTGGCGGACTGGACCAAATCGGGCCGATTGTTGGCAAGAGGATAATCCCTTTTCGCGTCAAGCCCCTCTTTCGAGCCGGCGGGCTGCCGAGCGCCCCCGCCCGATTCGCCCTGTATCGCGGACATCACCTGCTTGACCACCTCCGCTACGCGATCGGGGGAAATATCAAGGCCTTTGGCCTTGATCATGTCTTCCACCTTTTTGGACATATAATCGTCAGCCATGATTTCCTTTCCTTGTTACCGGGTTATCCTGCTATCCGCAGGAAAGTTTCAACCTGGCCTGGAACTAGATGGAAAGCTCAACCGTTTTCCTGTTCTGATCCACCGCCTGGACTTCTTTGTTGTGAAGCAGAGCCGCCAGCCCCTGGTAGCGGGGTCTGGCCATGGGATCGTTGCGAACAGGAACAGGATTGGGGCTCTCACCTTTTGCATACTTGGCCGCATTGCGTCCGATGGCTCTGAACGTCTCCAGTTCCACCAGAGGTGACTGGGAGAACAGCTCCAGGTTCTGCAGAGGAGCCAGGTCTTTCTGGTGGATCACTGTGGTTCCCCGGGAAAGAATGCCTATGCCGATTCCCGATCCACTGAGTTTAGCAGCCTCGTGACCAATGAATGCCACGTCAGCGGTCCTGTAAACCCTGACAAGTCTGGGATGAAGGCCTTCCTCTTCAATTCCGGCCATCAGTTCCCGCAGGACCTCCCTGTGGGGAAGCCCGATAATCGTCTTGGTCATTGTCCTGCCGAATGCCTGCGGGAGCCCGATAACGACCTCGCTACGATCAGTCCCCGGTTCAGCTTCTCCATCTTCGGTCATATCCATCGGTGGGACATCCACATCAGCGTTAAATCCGGAATCCTCTTCTCCCTGCATCTGCCCGAGGACCTCAAGGATAATCTGTTTCACCATCTCTTCAGAAATTTTCATTACATATATCCTCCACTCCGGCAGCGCTATACGTCCTCAGGACTGATTGCCTGGGGGATGTTCTTGAGTATCTCCCACCTTTCCCCATCCAGACGATACCCTGTCCCGGGCCCCTCGTAATCGTTGGGATCATTCACGGCACTCAGAACAACGAAATCATCATCGAATATGGCGGAGGTATGGAGATAATCCCCGGAAACTTTCTGTTTGAGCATGTTCAGGACTCCTTCCGCCACGTCCTTGAAACCATGTTTTGCAAGAGCACGAACCACATCCAGCCCGTTTCCTCCCCGTTTCATGAATTCGTCGATGCTGCGCAGATCCTCCGGTACGTTCCGATCGGGCACATCTTTGCTGCCATGGGCATAAGTAACCGCTTCCACCTCTGCATCGGTAATCGGCGGCAATCGCAGTTCCTCAAAGATAGCCTGGAGCGCTCGGGCGGCTTTGTTCCGAATAGCGATAATATCCTCCTCATTCACCGGACGCAGGCCGCCATCGACCTGGAAATCCCTCTGAAGAACCAGATAATCATCGTAATCGTCACAATCGTGCGTGGATCCGGCGAACATGTTGTCGTAGTTGGGAACAGTGCTGTATCCCGAGAAGATAAAATCTGTGCCGGGCAGAAATTGCATGAGCATTCGTGCCGTATTGCGGATAGGAGAATGAGTGAAGGTCTGATCATTGCCGGACGCCACCTCCATGTCCATCAGGACGGTCGCGATGTTCTCAGCCAGAACCGCTCGAATCCCGGAAGGCACAGCCCCCGGAACTCCTATGCAGCTGATCGAACCGTTCTGAAGACCCTGTACACCTGCGCCCTTGGTGATCATGACACAGCGGATTTCGAGGTAGAGCATGGATTTGCGTTCCGCATAACCCATCTGCACCTCTGAGCCCGTCCCGGAGGTGAACCTCATCTTCACTCCCCTAGAGGCGTAGGCCGATGCCAGAAAGGCCTTTGACCAGGGGGTATCATCCCCATCAACGAAAACCTGCTCGGTGCCGTAAACGGAAACCGTTTCCGCGTATGCGGTCAGCCCCCGCATCCCCATGGTGAGTTCCAGCGCCTCTTCCACAGCGCACTGCGTCAGCACACCGGGACGACCCGTCTGGGAACCTACAAGTATGGAGAGCGCATTCATGGGAGCGTAGCGTCCCACACCCACAGTGGTTTCCAGTTCCGTAAATCCGCGAAAAGCCCCTTCCGCCGCATCAGCTGCCAGAAGAGCGGGGGTATCTTTGAGGTTGGTGACATGGCCCTGGTTTGACGGTGTTCGCCTCGCCCGGAGCTTCTGCATGGTCATCATGAGCTCGACCACATTCATTACCTTGAGGATATCGAGGATCTTGGCCGGAGTCATTCCGACAGCCAGGCGAACGATTTCGGATCTCGGTACATGGATGTCCACCAGCATACGGGCGAACTCCACCGAATCGATGGCCATGGCTTCAGCGGCCACTTCTGTGTCAATGCAGTGGTCGGCAATCCAGGTGTCGATCATATCGAATTCCCGGCGGGGTTTCCCGTCCAGTTCCACTACTTTTCCACTTTCAATCCTGATCCCAGGTTCAGGGTCGTAGGGGCTATCCATAGCGACCAGACCTACTTCGACCCATTCTTTAATAAAGCCGTCCTTATTAACCGAACGATCGGCCAATACCTGGAAGCGTTTCTGTCTTTTGCTCATTTGTCGCTCCCTTTTTTTTCCTGCTCTTTATCAGATATAAGGCTCGGTCACAGGTTTGGGTACATCACCCCATGCGCCCAACAACTTGATGCCAACCTCGCGGCCGGAAATCACAGCCTGGCGTACCGCACCGGAATCACCGCTGACCCAGATCATGACTTCGTTGGTCAAACTGGTGCCTTTCGCCGGCGATGCATACCCTACGACCTCCACGTCCGCAGCCTTGACCGCGGTGTCGATCATAAGCACCCCAATAACCGCAGGGGCCCCGAGGATCAACCCGAACGCTTTTCCTTCGGGGGTATTGAACACCTTATGCAGTCCCCTGCTGGCCCTGGCCGTATACTGAAGCTCCAGATGCCCCTGATCGTTGGTATAAACGTCACCGAAATATTTGGGCAGCGTCTCAAGGGTGACCTCAACAGCGCGCCGGGCATCCGAAACGTCCTCGGCGGCAAACACGATCAGGTTTCCATGGCCCGCTCCACCTTTCGTATCCCTGGGCATTTCAATGGATACGATTTCAGTGTTGGTAGCCTTGACGGCATCGTCGGCAGCCATAATCTGCGGTCCGGCGCCGATACGACCACCGATAACCCCGATGGACCGATATTTATTATCGATTCCCATCAGATCCTGGATGATGGGATCCAGGTTTGCGATCACGATACCCTGGGTTTCCCCCAGGCCGACCCCGACGAACTCCGTCACCTGGACCAGGTCCTCCGAAGGCACCGGGTTGCTGGAACGCTGTTCCGGCGCGACTTTTTCATCGGACTGGGCAGAGCCGACCCTGCTCATCACTTCCGCTAAAACTTTGTTAATTAATTCCTCTTGCATCGGTTATTTCCTCCTGGTTATATGCCGATGTCATTCTCGATCCAGGACGATTTCTAACTGGACTCCACAGACTTGGGCAGGATCTTTTCCACATCCTGATGAGGCCTCGGAATGACGTGAACGGACACAACTTCACCGACCTTCTGGGCGGCGGCGGCACCCGCGTCGGTTGCGGCCTTGACGGCCCCGACGTCACCGCGGACCATGGTGGTCACAAGCCCGGCCCCGATCTTGACGTTGCCCACCAACACTACATTGGCTGCCTTGACCATGGCATCCGCGGCTTCAATGTTGGGGACCAGCCCCCTTGTTTCGATCATTCCCAACGCTTCCTTAATCATGATACTTTCTCCTATCACCCTGCCGGGTACGGTAAACAACAGCTTCGGGGGGCGCTCCAACAGCAGCCCCCGTAGCTGTCACAAGGTTCTTTGAAAGGCTAAGCCGAACTCTCCTCATTTTGCTTCAGGATGCAATGTCACTCTCAATTCTGCCTTTTAAATTCTCGACCGAGAGCGTCTGCCGTCCAGATGGCCGATTCGACCATATCTGCCGTAACGGGGAACCAGGTGGCGTGTATTGTTTCCCCCTCCGCGGTCGTCGCCTCAGCCACTTTCCTGATATCTTCAGTTGTGGGGTTCACAAGCCCGATATCCTTGAGAGTAATGGGCAGGCCGACGCTTTCACAGAAATTGAGAACTTCGTAGATATCTTCCGAGGGTCTACCTTCGAGGACCAACTGGGTCAGGGTGCCAAAGGCCACTTTCTGACCGTGGTATTTATCGTGGGATTGCTCGAGCATGGTAAATCCGTTGTGGACGGAGTGAGACGCGGCGAGGCCTCCGCTCTCAAATCCCAGTCCGCTCAGAAGCGTATTGGCCTCGACAATGGCCTCGACAGCGGGCGTTACCGAATTTTTCTCCACCGCCAGTTTAGCCTGAAGGCCGGACTCCAGAAGGGTATCGTAGCAGAGTCTCGCCAAAGCCATGGCGGAAAGGGTGGGTGGTGTTCCGCCCGTCAGGACATTAGGCTTGCAGCTCTTTGCGCACGTGTCGGCCTCCCAGAAGGTGGCCAGAGCATCGCCCATACCCGAAACGAGAAACTCCACGGGGGCCTGGGCCACGACAGTGGTGTCAACGAGAACGCACTCAGGGTTTTTTGGGAGAACCAGGTAGCGTTCGAATACACCGTCGTCGGTGTAAATGACCGAAAGTGCTGAACAGGGAGCATCAGTAGCGGCGATGGTGGGCACAACAATGACGGGAACTTTCATCTCATGGGCCACGGCTTTCCCTGTGTCGATAACCTTGCCCCCTCCAGCGGCTATTACCAGGTCCGCTCCGTGGGCCTTTCCCACATCCACCAGCCGTTGAATCTCTTTGTCACAACACTCGCCGTTAAAACTCTCTGATCTACAGTCGATGTCTTTCTCCCTCAAGCTGGCCTCGATGGAACTGCCGCAGGATGAAAGAGCCGTCCGTCCTCCCGTCAAGAGAGCTTTAGTACCGAAATTACCGGCGTGAGTTCCGATTTCCTTAATAGTTCCGGCACCTTGAATGTACCTTGATGGCGCCAAAAGCAATCTTCCCATGTCTTACCTCCTCCCCTATCATTCTATCTCGGGGCTGAACCGCAAGTTTCGGGCTCGAAGTAAAACCCTTCAAGCCACTCCGGCAGCTTATGTCAAACTCATGTCATTTTTTTGACCACCTCCTCACACATTGGGATATATTCAGTGTCCACAACCCGGACCACAGACCCGGTCTGTTCTTGACAGGGTTCTGCTCCAAGTGATTTCCGCGAACCTGATTGTCTCAACTGGAAAAAATGAGTCTCACGGGAAAATTCCCGCCTCTTTTATATGAAAGAATAAAATGAGACCAGATGCAATCCCCCGAAACGGGGGTTTTTTTCACCTTATCGGGTGTATTTCGGGTGATATTGGAGGGGGGTGGAGTAAATCATCTCCCGTTACAGGATTTCTAAAGACACCGGCAGCCGTATGGCAGAGGAGGTGATGTTATTCACTATTCAGCATATAGAAAGAGGTGATGTTCGAACCCTCATGGAGAGCCCTGACAATTTGGGCCAGTTCCTTGGATTCAATGCTTTTCAGGACGTAAGCGTCTGCACCGGCAACAACCGCCTCGTTTATGCTGTTTTCATCGTCATAAGACGACAGAACAACCACTTTAGTCTGAGGAAAGTTCTTCTTAAGCGTCCTGATAGTTCTGAAGCATGAAAAACTGTTTCCGTTCAGGTCGATCAAGCAGACGTCCGGCGGGTCGAGTCTCATCCGGTCGATGGATTGCATGCCGTCCCAGGAAGCATCCACTGAAATGATATCTTCTTCACAATCAAGGCTGTATTTCAGTGCTGTTCTGTAAAGCGGATCTTGGTCAGCAAAAAATATTTTCATTACCACCTCCATTATGTTTGGCAATAGAGGGTCGTCCTGAGGCTCACGCCCTGGTTTTCATCTCAATGGCGACCCTCATCGCTTCGACCCGGTTCTTGGCATGGATCTTCCGGTAAATGTTTTTTACATGGGTTTTAACCGTATCTTCACTGATGTGCAGGTTGCGCGCAATGTCCTTGTTGCACTTACCTTCCGCAATAAGGTTGAAAACTTCATTCTCCCTTCTGGTTAACTGATCAAGGGGCCTTTGGAAAGATTCTTCCTCCCCATCACACTGGAGGGTCAGATTGGCCAGATATGGAGAGATCTTCTGCTCACCACGGTAAAAAGCTCTAACGATATCCCTGAGATCGTTGAGGCCGATGCTTTTGAGGAGATAGCCATCCGCCCCGGCTCTCATGGCGTCCTTGACGTATTTTTCGTCCTTGAACGTGGAAAGTGCGATGATCCTCATTTCAGAAGATGTCTTCCTTATGATCTTGATTACCTCGATGCCCGAAAGACCCGGCATATCGATGTCGATAAGGCAAACGTCGGGGCAAAGGGCCTTAACCTTGTCCACAGCTGTAAACCCGTCCGTGGCCTCCCCAACGTACTCGAATCCGTTTTCCGCGGTGAACGAAAGTCTTAAACCGGCTCGCAGCAGTGGGTGGTCATCGGCCACAAACACCTTGATCAGTTCCTGGACTTCGTTACAGATCATTGTCCTGTCCTTCAGGCCACCGCCTGAACCACATCTGTGATCAACAATTATTGAAAGCGGCTGACATCATCACACTCCAGGCAGAACAAAGGAAAAAATGCAGCCCTCATTTTTCCTGGAGTCCCATTGGGTTGTGGGAGATTTCAACCAGATGCAGCCGTCATGGGCTTCCACCATCTGTTTGCAGACTGCAAGGCCGATGCCTATGCTCCTTCTCTCCGGCAGATTCATGGTTCTAATGGTGAAAAATTTGTCAAAAACAGAGTCCTGGTATTTTTCCGGGATACCCACCCCACTGTCGATGATCTCATTAAGGATGTAAAATCTCCCATCCACCAGAGCCTCTCTGTAATGGGACGGAACACCGTTTTTCACACTTTTGAGATCAGAACCGGAGACCATGGTGGTGGACACCTCTATCACACCCCCCTCTGGACTGTATTTGATAGCGTTGTCAAGGAGGTTGACAAAAATACGTGTCAATCGCACGCTGTCTCCAGCCATTTTCAGCGGTTTTGGTGGTACCTGATAGCGAATGGTGATCCCCTTGTCGTCCAGATGAAACTTCAGCTGCTGAATGCTGTTATGAACGATATCCCTGATATCAAAAATGGTCTTGAAAAGATTGAACTGCCCGCTTTCACTTCGGTAGTTATCCAGCAGGTCGTTTGCAAGCCCATAGATCTGCTTCGTGGTACCGATGGCCATGGTGAGGATCTCCGATAGTTGTTCGTTAAAGGCAAGATCGGAATCGGCCAGGAGTTGAAGGGCTTTTTCAACCGAAAGGACAGGGTTCCTCATATCGTGAGTCACCATGGCAACCAGGTCTTCTTTCATTCGCTGGACCCTTTTTTCCTCCGAGATATCACGAACCACCGCGACATATCCCGCATTTCTTTCCTTTTCAGGATCGACGATCCCGGAGAGGGACACATGGACGGGAAATTCGGTCTGGTCCGATTTCTTCGCCAGCAATTCTCCCAACCAGCTCTTCTCCCGACAATGATTTGAGGCTTTATCCAGATAAGTATCCACAGATTCCTGACCCGCCAGCAGTGACAGAATCGACCTGCCGGCCAACTGGCCGGCATCCCATTGAAAAATATGCTCGCTGGCGCTGTTGACCATGGTGATGTTGTGTTCGTTGTCCGTTGAAATAATGCTGTCGGAAACGCTGTTGATGAGAACATGCAGGTATTCCTGAGAACTTTTGAAAAGCCGATACTTTCCAAGCACCAACTCGCTCACCGTTTTCGTGATAAGCGCCATCAGGTTGACGATGTCCAACAGGCGGGAGCTACTCATGATCGGGATCTGCGCCAACTCGCGCATATATCCTGAAACATCCGAAATCCCTATGGAAAGAGCCCTCTCACGGGCCACATCCTCTTCCAAAGGTTCTTCCAGCACCTGTCCGCACAAAACGGTCGCAAGGTGATATCCATCAACAACTACGGGAGCCGCACAGTCGATCAGCCCCGCGTTGAGACAACTATAGATGACCGGCGCCCTTTTTC
Proteins encoded in this region:
- a CDS encoding propanediol/glycerol family dehydratase medium subunit, whose product is MKISEEMVKQIILEVLGQMQGEEDSGFNADVDVPPMDMTEDGEAEPGTDRSEVVIGLPQAFGRTMTKTIIGLPHREVLRELMAGIEEEGLHPRLVRVYRTADVAFIGHEAAKLSGSGIGIGILSRGTTVIHQKDLAPLQNLELFSQSPLVELETFRAIGRNAAKYAKGESPNPVPVRNDPMARPRYQGLAALLHNKEVQAVDQNRKTVELSI
- a CDS encoding response regulator transcription factor is translated as MKIFFADQDPLYRTALKYSLDCEEDIISVDASWDGMQSIDRMRLDPPDVCLIDLNGNSFSCFRTIRTLKKNFPQTKVVVLSSYDDENSINEAVVAGADAYVLKSIESKELAQIVRALHEGSNITSFYMLNSE
- the pduB gene encoding propanediol utilization microcompartment protein PduB yields the protein MQEELINKVLAEVMSRVGSAQSDEKVAPEQRSSNPVPSEDLVQVTEFVGVGLGETQGIVIANLDPIIQDLMGIDNKYRSIGVIGGRIGAGPQIMAADDAVKATNTEIVSIEMPRDTKGGAGHGNLIVFAAEDVSDARRAVEVTLETLPKYFGDVYTNDQGHLELQYTARASRGLHKVFNTPEGKAFGLILGAPAVIGVLMIDTAVKAADVEVVGYASPAKGTSLTNEVMIWVSGDSGAVRQAVISGREVGIKLLGAWGDVPKPVTEPYI
- a CDS encoding glycerol dehydrogenase, giving the protein MGRLLLAPSRYIQGAGTIKEIGTHAGNFGTKALLTGGRTALSSCGSSIEASLREKDIDCRSESFNGECCDKEIQRLVDVGKAHGADLVIAAGGGKVIDTGKAVAHEMKVPVIVVPTIAATDAPCSALSVIYTDDGVFERYLVLPKNPECVLVDTTVVAQAPVEFLVSGMGDALATFWEADTCAKSCKPNVLTGGTPPTLSAMALARLCYDTLLESGLQAKLAVEKNSVTPAVEAIVEANTLLSGLGFESGGLAASHSVHNGFTMLEQSHDKYHGQKVAFGTLTQLVLEGRPSEDIYEVLNFCESVGLPITLKDIGLVNPTTEDIRKVAEATTAEGETIHATWFPVTADMVESAIWTADALGREFKRQN
- a CDS encoding PAS domain S-box protein; this encodes MEYLSNLLNLIGEFDLEEILAVFTKATGVASIIVHVDGTPITKPHNFTRLCEKYCRSTEEGIRKCRQSDWYGGQESARKRAPVIYSCLNAGLIDCAAPVVVDGYHLATVLCGQVLEEPLEEDVARERALSIGISDVSGYMRELAQIPIMSSSRLLDIVNLMALITKTVSELVLGKYRLFKSSQEYLHVLINSVSDSIISTDNEHNITMVNSASEHIFQWDAGQLAGRSILSLLAGQESVDTYLDKASNHCREKSWLGELLAKKSDQTEFPVHVSLSGIVDPEKERNAGYVAVVRDISEEKRVQRMKEDLVAMVTHDMRNPVLSVEKALQLLADSDLAFNEQLSEILTMAIGTTKQIYGLANDLLDNYRSESGQFNLFKTIFDIRDIVHNSIQQLKFHLDDKGITIRYQVPPKPLKMAGDSVRLTRIFVNLLDNAIKYSPEGGVIEVSTTMVSGSDLKSVKNGVPSHYREALVDGRFYILNEIIDSGVGIPEKYQDSVFDKFFTIRTMNLPERRSIGIGLAVCKQMVEAHDGCIWLKSPTTQWDSRKNEGCIFSFVLPGV
- a CDS encoding propanediol/glycerol family dehydratase large subunit, yielding MSKRQKRFQVLADRSVNKDGFIKEWVEVGLVAMDSPYDPEPGIRIESGKVVELDGKPRREFDMIDTWIADHCIDTEVAAEAMAIDSVEFARMLVDIHVPRSEIVRLAVGMTPAKILDILKVMNVVELMMTMQKLRARRTPSNQGHVTNLKDTPALLAADAAEGAFRGFTELETTVGVGRYAPMNALSILVGSQTGRPGVLTQCAVEEALELTMGMRGLTAYAETVSVYGTEQVFVDGDDTPWSKAFLASAYASRGVKMRFTSGTGSEVQMGYAERKSMLYLEIRCVMITKGAGVQGLQNGSISCIGVPGAVPSGIRAVLAENIATVLMDMEVASGNDQTFTHSPIRNTARMLMQFLPGTDFIFSGYSTVPNYDNMFAGSTHDCDDYDDYLVLQRDFQVDGGLRPVNEEDIIAIRNKAARALQAIFEELRLPPITDAEVEAVTYAHGSKDVPDRNVPEDLRSIDEFMKRGGNGLDVVRALAKHGFKDVAEGVLNMLKQKVSGDYLHTSAIFDDDFVVLSAVNDPNDYEGPGTGYRLDGERWEILKNIPQAISPEDV
- the eutM gene encoding ethanolamine utilization microcompartment protein EutM gives rise to the protein MIKEALGMIETRGLVPNIEAADAMVKAANVVLVGNVKIGAGLVTTMVRGDVGAVKAATDAGAAAAQKVGEVVSVHVIPRPHQDVEKILPKSVESS
- a CDS encoding response regulator transcription factor, giving the protein MICNEVQELIKVFVADDHPLLRAGLRLSFTAENGFEYVGEATDGFTAVDKVKALCPDVCLIDIDMPGLSGIEVIKIIRKTSSEMRIIALSTFKDEKYVKDAMRAGADGYLLKSIGLNDLRDIVRAFYRGEQKISPYLANLTLQCDGEEESFQRPLDQLTRRENEVFNLIAEGKCNKDIARNLHISEDTVKTHVKNIYRKIHAKNRVEAMRVAIEMKTRA
- a CDS encoding diol dehydratase small subunit, with protein sequence MIKAKGLDISPDRVAEVVKQVMSAIQGESGGGARQPAGSKEGLDAKRDYPLANNRPDLVQSASGLKLEDITLDKVVEGSLSFEDIKIRPETLEYQAQIAESAGRPSLAANLRRAAELTRIPDERVLEIYNAMRPYRSTKQELLDIAGELESKYDARVCAALVHEAAVVYEGRGRLKK